From Triticum aestivum cultivar Chinese Spring chromosome 4A, IWGSC CS RefSeq v2.1, whole genome shotgun sequence, a single genomic window includes:
- the LOC123085990 gene encoding NADH dehydrogenase [ubiquinone] iron-sulfur protein 3-like — protein sequence MDNQSIFQYSWEILPKKWVHKMKRSEHGNRSYTNTDYPFPLLCFLKWHTYTRVQVSIDICGVDHPSQKRRFEVVHNLLSTRYNSRIHVQTSADEVTRISPVVSLFPSAGRWEQEVWDMFGVSSINHPDLRRISTDYGFEGHPLRKDFPLSGYVEVRYDDPGKRVVSEPIEMTQEFRYFDFASPWEQRSDG from the coding sequence aTGGATAACCAATCCATTTTCCAATATAGTTGGGAGATTTTACCCAAGAAATGGGTACATAAAATGAAAAGATCGGAACATGGGAATAGATCTTATACCAATACTGACTACCCATTTCCATTGTTGTGCTTTCTAAAATGGCATACCTATACAAGGGTTCAAGTTTCGATCGATATTTGCGGAGTGGATCATCCCTCTCAAAAACGAAGATTTGAAGTTGTCCATAATTTACTGAGTACTCGGTATAACTCACGCATTCATGTACAAACAAGTGCAGACGAAGTAACACGAATATCTCCGGTAGTCAGTCTATTTCCATCAGCCGGCCGGTGGGAGCAAGAAGTATGGGATATGTTTGGTGTTTCTTCCATCAATCATCCGGATTTACGCCGTATATCAACAGATTATGGTTTCGAGGGTCATCCATTACGAAAAGACTTTCCTCTGAGTGGATATGTGGAAGTACGCTATGATGATCCAGGGAAACGTGTGGTTTCTGAACCCATTGAAATGACCCAAGAATTTCGCTATTTCGATTTTGCTAGTCCTTGGGAACAGCGTAGCGACGGATAA